From Chrysemys picta bellii isolate R12L10 chromosome 1, ASM1138683v2, whole genome shotgun sequence:
GAATTTACCTCAAttttgagattaaaaaataaCACAATAAACACTTCCCATTTGACTGTTCAGACTCACACATCACAGCTGCTTCTCAAGAGGTGTGCCAATAAACAAAAAGGTCACAATCATGCTGCCCAGGCCTCCAGTGATGATGGTTTGGTTTTTATTGGCAGTTGGGAGGATTTTAGCAGCCACAGGTGCTTAAATTTGAACTACTTTATAGCTGTTGTACCTGCAGCAATTTTATTCACCAATTCCTGTActcaaaagaatttttaaaactttgatCAAAAAAGCACATATCTGAAGAATGAGGGGAAGGTCTAATTCTCTCTCTAGCAAGGATATGCTTAAAGGATATGCTTAAAGCACATAAGTAGTCGGGGGGCAATGGCACTACTCATctgtttaaagttaagtacatgcttaagtgcttcacTGGATTGTGGCTTTAATACCCCTACCAAGGATGAGAGTAACTTAAAgcacttaccggtacgccggagtcctgagcgggggcatggcctcaactggaagaggcgtggcctcgaccggaagaggcggggcctttcaagatttaaaggctctggggctctggctgtggctgggagccccagggcctttaaatcaccccagagctaccagctgcagaggcggctgggagccccggggttCAGGGgagaattaaagggcccggggctctggccaccacggcgctccgggccctttaaatcaccgtgggAGCCCGGCTACTAGAGCtctggcggggatttaaagggcctggggctccctgaaGCGGCCAGAGCtccgggccttttaaatcaccactggggAAGCCGGTCCCATTCTGGCACAGCATACTGGTTCTTACGATACGCCGTAccagaccggcttactttcacttcTGACCCCTGCAGCCACCAAGTGTTAGTTTGCTCCAAGGGATAGTACTAACTGAAAGAGACTGCCTCCAGGCCATGCTTTCTATTTTTGCAGTTATATTGAACTACTTCTACTCAGCCGACATTACAACCCTGCATATATCTCAGATTATAATTCTGATTTTCCAGAAACATGATATCCCTCTGCAGAACTTTTTATTAGCAACTCCAATTACATAATATAGCTGGATGGCAACACTGAATAGTGACTAATTTAGAATTACTGTGCACTTAGCAACAACAAAATGCGTCTCTGACCAACCTGTCTGTGTGCAGAACTAAAGGGAAAACCAGAGCTgatttccctctgtgctgcagacatATCACTCTCAACAAAACTGAGCATCTCTTGAAGGTGGTCTGATAAGAACTGTAATTAGGTATTCCATCACAGACACACTAAGATCAGCCAAACAAATGTACATCTGTTAAGGGAAATAGCCCATAGAAAGCTTATACTTTTGCTGAATCAAAGTAAAACACATAATGAAAAGCACTTAACACTGTGGAACCTACCACTTTCCTATTGAAATTGTCTATTGTCCTGGGTACTTATTGAACAAAACCATCCATGCAAGCTTTATTGCATCAACTGCTGTACCATATGAATCACTATCATGTGTAAGTCAATCTGAAGCTcagggaagtggggcaatttgccccaggccctgggcctcgcaggggccccgcgagccctggccaagaatccctttcctcacccggcggcggtccgggtcttcagcggcggtccgggtcttcggcggcggggggcccttcagtcgctccaggtcttcggcagcatttcagcgCCAGGTCCATCAATGCTGTCAAAGACGCGGCGTGACTAAAGGGTCCctgccgccaaaatgctgccaccaccgctGCCGCAGACTCAGAGCgtcgcccggtgagtacaagctcccccactttgccccaggccccctgaatccacTGGGCGGCCCTGTTTGAGGATGCCTCACACATGAAAGGGATTATTAAAATCAAATCCAGCTGTCATGCAACAGTAGAGTATCAAATCACTGCTTAAGACCCCTTCTGCCACCATGTCTACAAGGGACTAACATCACACAAATCTAGCTAAGTAAAGGGGCAGTTTGGAATCAGCCATATATTTAACAAAgcaaaacacaataaaaacatggctatatatatatatatctttcccAACCTTCTATATGAACAGCACCTAACATACTGTGCATGCTATtatgatataaataataataaagatctGAGCATCTATTTCAATCAtcacagccagcccctgcgcACAGAAGAGTTTACAACAATAAGGGAATGCGGATTTTACTTTTAGAGGGATTATTTAATGAATAAGCTTGCCACCAAATACCTCCTGTTCTATTGGCTACAGTGCTCAGGGCCAAGCATTGTGTCCACGATCTCTGTATATTATAATAGGGAGTTCCAAGGGCTGTCACATTAACAGTGGTGTGTTGTGACATTTTTAGTAAGCATGTAATTCTACACTTGCATGCAAGGTGTCAACTCACAATACAGTGCAGGCAAGGTCACGCTATgaggaggacaccattttgttcTACAAAATGATGTCCTCCATGCACGTCTGGGGGGCCAGACAGAATCGTCCTGCAGGCACACTGCTCGCTGCGCCCCCAGAGTAGCCCAAATCACAGCAGCTCCAGGGAGAGAGCTGCTGCAGGTCCCCGCCGTTTGAAgtgacccccagcccctctcctttgTCCTCCCCGCAGCCCGGCCACTGGCTGGGGCCTCCACGCCCAGCTGCTGCCCAACTGTGCTCAGACCtgttcctggggagagcagcccaACTTTAGCCCCATGCTTCCGTGCAGCCCATTCATAGGAGACTGACAAGCCCACAGCCTCTTATCTGCTGGTCGCATGGTCCCAAGATGAGCCCGGCGCAGCAGCCCCGGGGGAGCTGACTACGGGGCAGGCGGCAGTGGCTCGCCCTGGGCCCCACCGTCGGCTGCATACAGCCCATAGGGAGCCAGGCCGGCTCCTCCTTCTGCACCCACCAGCCAGGGAGCAGCGGgccgggcagggagggagcccgaAGGCACTTCCTAAAGGTCACAATGCCCATTCCGCAATGAGTCCCTGGCCACCGCAGTGGCTGCTGCCTGGGGTTAACCCTGctggccccagcctgcagccaaatgcctttcccagcccctccaatgggatccatcccctgccctctggggctccacagagagagctgctgcagaccccctcctcatcccccccaccgccaaccggacttttaacggcctggtcagcagtgctgaccggagctgccaaggtccctttttgaccggatgttccggtcgaaaaccagatggCTGGCAACCCTAAGGCACAGCCAGTCAGAAAGTCATATTCAGGGCTTTTATATTCTTGTAGAAATTAATTCTGGAGCACACAATGCATGAGTTGCATACATAGACCACACACAACTGCACATTAGCTTCCCTCTGTTGTTAATAATTGCCCCTTAGAGTTAGGAACGGTAATCACAAGGTCAGGGAAAATGACACGTCTAACATAAAACCCTACAAACACAGATTATAAAAACAAGAGTTTAACTATATTCACTGCACAGGACGGCCATGTTCTGGGGAGAAATCAGGGTTGTTATGAAAGAGGCTGCTATCTATAGGATGCCTACtccatttgttgcagaagttggaattTGTAAAGTGAATGAGACAGCAGactgcagaaagagaaaagatGGGCTCATGGCTAAggtagttgaatgctgccctgtcTCTGCCTCTTctacagagttcctgtgtgatcctgggtaagtcacttaaaccaagctTTTCACAGATAGCCACtatttgtgtgttcctcattttcattATATACattaggttccaaggccagaaaggccacttgtgatcctctagtctgacctcttgtataacacaggccatataacttccccaaaataattcctagaacagatcttttagaaaaacatccagtgatggagaatccaccatgactcttggtaaattgttctcatggttaaaaaattatgccttatttccagtctcaatgTATCTAACtttaacttccagctattggaccATATTATACTTTTCTCGgatagactgaagagtccattatcaaatatttgttccccaggtaggtatttatagactgtaatcaagtcaccccttgtCACGTTATTGActtaaactgggaccatatagaacatggttgcaactaaagtcctgtagtggcaccaaatctcgtataaagggggtcaaatagggtgtctaagacaaggttatggtttgctggttatgattacgctatctgtatgcatatatcatttttgtaattaaagttataagtattggctctatactgtctgtatttcaaacttatgctatgcttcttggtgtcatcccagacaagttggtgtcagctctgcctagcctgcttgatggcccattaaggaccatcagctatacaattgacccactGAGAGgaggcagatatgccttgtaactcagcaaagtatgcagggtcttgcccatgtgactgcagactccattttgctgtaattttccacagtaaggacaaagaggtgttcttatgCCTGGAAAAGATTATAAAAGGCTGATCCCTCATCTCCATCTTATCTTCAATCCTGTTTCTTACCTCTGTatggactttgctacaaactgaagctctgaacaaaggactgagtgCCCATCCCAGCTATGGATATACtctagagacttgatttgaacctgcagtttattctatcactgctacaagcctgaaccaagactttgccattactgtatgtaattgattccatttaaccaattctagctctcatttctatctttttccttttatgaataaacctttggattttagattctaaaggattggcaacagtgtgatttgtgggtaagatctgatttgtatattgacctgggtctggggcttggtcctttggcatcgagagaaccttttttcttttactggggtattggttttcatatccatttgtccccataacgagtggcattggtggtgatactgggaaactggagtgtctaagggaattgcttgtgtgacttgtggttagccagtggggtgagaccaaagtcctctctgtctggctggtttggttcgccttagaggtggaaaaacaccagccttgggctgtaactgccctgctttaagcaatttgtcctgaattggcactctcagttgggtcccaccagaaccagcatcgttacaccccttaacctttttgttaagctaaacagactgagctccttgaatctatcactataaggactgttttctaatcattcttgtggctctactccagaggtgaaagtaagccggtacgcacCGGTACAGCGTATCGGCAAGAGCCAATGCACCGTACCGGGgcagcccggcttccccaggtggcaatttaaagggcttggggctcccagcaggagccctgggatagtggcagcaggctccaggggttatttaaagggccggggctcccactgcctgtactgccctgggccctttaaatagctgccggaactccgctgccgctaccccagggctccaggggctatttaaagggctggggcggtagaagaacgggagtcctgggccctttaaatagccaccagagccctagggtagcagtggcagccgggggctccggcagcggtttaaagggcccagggcagtagcagcggccaagccctgggccctttaaactgttgccggagcccccggctgtcACTGCTaccctggcaggggaggggagggcacttaccggtatagggcgggccggggctggctctgactcccccattcccgccccttccgcccgaggccccgccccttccgggggctagagccagccccaacccagccccgtactggtaagtccctatttctactttcacccctgctctaCTCCAATTCTCCAATGtaccctttttgaattgtggacatcagaactggacacagtattccagcagaggtctcatcagtgccaaatacagaggtaaaataacctctctactcctactcaagattcccctgtttatgcatcccaggaacACAAGATCTTTTGGCTACAGCATCACACTcggagctcctgttcagctgagTAACcaccacaaccccctgaggggaaggggggcaggggcctAGCTTGAGACCCTGGaccagatttgcagaagtgctgagcactcacattgcaattgaaatcaacatatatATTAACATGCTTTGAACATTTACAATGCCATAATAAATAGTCTGAAAATAATCAGGCCCTAGGCATCCCAAATTGGGCACACAAAATTAGGGGATGCTTTTGATGTTAATCTCTATGTCATAgttttctatctgtaaaatggagataataccacCCCCTAACCTGACAGggctgttgtgaaaataaattcattaacgtttgtgaggtgctcagatactagagtgatgatcaccatagaaaagcccatgaaaaAATTAACAACACTAATTTCAGAACATCGTTTGAATGGTGTGTAATAAACAAGGCCTTAGCCACATATTAAAcaatgaggaaaaaacaaaatattgaacagctgctCATTAAGTCAACACTGTCTATTCTATTAACTGAATGAGGCAGTGAttatgtggaaaaaaaatagcatgtgagcatgtaattaaagactgtatcataatgcacatgcacaaatgGTCAGAGTTAAGGTCACTCAGGCTTAATTTTGCTTCTTTatctttcttttacttttttaggTACAACATCCTaggttttaaaaagcaaattgaaaaaacaGTAATTCCATCATGAGGTATCATAATGACACCTACATGGCTCATCAGTAGGGATCAGTCAGTGAAGCCATGCAGACCCCAGACCATGCATGGATTAGCTTGCTGGATCAAGGCCGCAGTCTGCAAGTTTCAaaacttaaaaagcaacagagggtcctgtggcacctttgagactaacagaagtattgggagcataagctttcgtgggtaagaacctcacttcttcagatgcaagacttagGCATTGTGCAGACcttggttttttaatttttttaaacagactctctctctcgcttttttttttcttcaccttGCTCACCAAtcaaaaaaaacagtaaaaagatTTTACTCAAGAATTCTCATTAGGTTGAGATCATGCAGGGAAATGGCAGCCCACAGGAAAAGTGTTTCAGAAAGTTACAGGACCAGAAAACAAGGATTCAAAATGGAAACTATTTTACAGCTTCAAGTGAATGCTAatcatatatattttatttacaaaaaataagtTTTACATATGCCACAGTTCTGAAAGCCATTTCCATATAATGCCCAAAGGTGCCTGAAATATATTTGCCCCATGAATTTTCAGCCAATCCTAGATATGGCAACAAGACTCACATGGCTTGGCAGTCAGGATCGAACTAGGGGAAATGAAGCAAAGCCTAATTTTCTTATACAGAGACATATTAACATATGATCTGAGATTTGAACTGTAGTTATATAAGTAGGGAACCTCTAACTGCAATGTACAGATTGCTGCCTGCAAAGAGGCATCTGTGACTGTTCCTGCTCCTGGAAGGTGCAATAGATAAGGTGGCAGGAGAATTCTTACTATAGGGCAGGACTAAAAGCTGATACAAGAGCCAATAACAGAGCTCTTCCACCAGTCTTCTAAATTTACCGGTATGTGAAACCTTAGTCTGGATAAGTAGAGTTACCGTAATTGATTGCAAATCCATATAGATACTGCATATCGCTGCTTTTCAAGGGCATTTTAttaaaacttgttttactgtatGGAAAGCTCTCCACATGTAATTCATAGTACTTTGTGCTCCAAACAATGAATGGGAAAAGCAGGATTACAAATTATTTCCAGATAAACAATATTCATTCACTTGCAAATTTTGAGATGTTCCAGGGTAGTGCATGAGGTAAAGAGCTAATCAAGGTTGAAAAgaagattgggggaggggagggagaatggtGAGAAGGGAATAGATGTAGCAAGATTGGAATGGATCaagaatttgttttttgtttttcttttagtttaatCTGAAGTATACTACTGAGAGTCACAGCATTAAGTTGTAGTAGTAAAATCAAATAGGATGGAAGGGAGAAGATGCAGCATTTCACTAGCTTTGTCTTGAATATATTGTAGAAACTCAGAATTACGAACTGACCAATCTACCATACACATCAAAGTAAACTCCTTGGATTCAACCATTTATTTTTGCAAGAAATATTATTTAGCTGAAAAATGTAATTTGGAAGCAGGAAGTGACTATAATAAAACCTCAGCGTTActaacaccagagttacgaactgattagttaaccacacacctcatttataactggaagtatgcaatcaggcagcagcagaaacaaacaaacaaacaaacaaacaaaaaaagcaaatacagtacagtactatgttaaacaaactactacaaaaatgaaggggaagtttaaaaaaagatttgacaaggcaaggaaactgtttctgtgtttgtttcatttaaattaagatgattaaaagcagcatttttattctgcaaagggaagtttcaaagatgtattaagccaatgttcagtttaaacttttgaaaaaacaaccataatattttgttcagagttacgaacatttcagagttacaaacaacctccattcctgaggtgtttgtaactctgaggttctattgtaaatcttaatttgatttaaaaaaaactgcacaATATTTACCTAATGTACCTTTAACTTTACACTACTGTACTGAAACTAACATTcaggtttaatttaaaaatttcttATCTAATATATTATGAGACAGTTCCACTTCCTAATTCAAAGTCTATTTGGTGACCAAGTTATTTCGTGACTCTTCGTTTAGTTTGTCATATTTTGGGTATTATATTCCAGATCTGATAAGAAAGAAAAGGTTATCATGTTTCACTGATCATTGAAATAATGTAGtgacataggaattgccatactggtaGTGTGCTAAGTGTCACTTCaaataaaatgtatattataAAACAATATTTCATAAAATGTAATAACTCAGTTTTAACTATGGCTGCTGTTATTTTGCAGTGATCTTATCCCAGATGTTCCATACCATGCTGAGTTTATTCTAAACCAATGTACATTATAGAAACAAAAGTCATTGTATCCGATTCTacactgctttgcaccttgtgtagtcatttaggGCTAGATCCTTGGGTGgtatatatttgaaaaagaaaacaacaaccaATAGTGGAGTGATGGTGATTTGCACTAGTTGAGGATTGTGCTACTACTCTGCCAAGTGAATTGAATGTAGGGGTAAAGCACTACCAAGAATGGTTATGTTTTGGATTCACTTTGGAGAGCTGGAAATGACTATAGAATGTATAAGGCagtttcagaatcaggcccatttacTCCCAGTTTGTATTACAGATGAGTCAAGATTAACACATTTGCCTGATACCTGCCACTTGCTGTGAACGTTGGAGGCCTGATTCTTCATTCTCTTACAGTAGTTTTACACCAGTgatactccactgacttcagtggagttaattctgatttacaccattacaagagagaggagaatcaggtcctgaaACCTGTATCTGaaccaacccaaaacaaaaaaacatctccttttgaaatacaaataagcccacacacacacacacacacacacacacacacacacacacacacacacacacacacacaccagtaatTATACTTCCTCAAATATTGAGGGTTCAGACAAATGAGCCTAGAAGCCCAAAACCTAATTGACAAAGTTTTGCAAAATATAAACCAAAACTCAAGTGGCTTTAAGATTATGTAGCAACTAAAGGTGGGATTTTTCCAAAGCACTCAGAGTTGGCCTAGctgtgctcccattgaagtcaatggtactggtaactgacttcaatgggaacagagttaggccagAGCTGAGCATTTTTGCCAACCTCCCAGTATGCTGCTCTATGACCCGTATTACTAGCTCTAGTGGAGAAAGATTTATCTAGCACATTTGTACTGACTGATCAATTAAAAACTAAACATTTGATTTTCCTAAAGCTTTACGATGATAAAGATGAATACGGTATCCGAAGACCTAGCCAATTTTACCACTTTGCCAAGCCATGCAGATACCTTCAAAAACTGCACAGATGAAGAATTCTTACAGATAAAATCCTATCTGTCTGTTCTTTACAGCATAATATTTCTGGTGTGCTTCCCAGGGAACATTATTGTAATTTTCACGTATATTTTCAAGATGAGGCCCTGGAAAAGCAGCACCATCATTATGTTAAACTTGGCTGTCACTGACCTGTTGTACTTAGCTACTCTTCCTTTTTTGATACACTACTCTGCTAATGGAGATAATTGGATCTTCGGAGCCTTCATGTGCAAGTTTATTCGCTTCAATTTCTACATCAACTTGTACAGCAGCATCTTTTTCCTCACTTGCTTCAGCATTTTCCGCTACATTGTAGTCATCTATCCAACGAGCTGCTTTTTTGTTCGGAAAAGGAGCTGGGCAGTGGTGGCTTGTGCTGCAGTTTGGGTGATTTCCCTGGTGGCTGCCAGTCCTCTGAACTTTCTGATCACTTCCAAAGAGAATCAAAACAGATCTATTTGCCTGGATCTTACTACTTCTGAAGACCTGGAAACTAGCAGGTGGTATAACTGGCTTCTGACTGCGTTCGCCTTCTTCTTACCTTTGCTAGTTGTGACTCTGTGTTACATTGTGATTATTTACACATTGGCTACAGGGCCTCATAATCACACTTTGTACAAGCAGAAGGCTCGCAAACTTGCCATTCTTCTCTTGGtggtattttatttctgtttcctaCCCTTTCATGTCTTGAGGGGGACTCAGATAGAACTACAACTTCATCCAGTTAGCTGCGTCACTGAGAACCAAACCTATGCTTTATTTATTGTATCTATGCCCTTAGCAGCACTAAATACACTTGGTAACTTATTACTCTATGTTGTGATGGGAGACAACTTCCAGCAGGCCATCCTCTCGCTTTTGAAATTGAAGACAAACAAGACCACGAAATAGAAAGGGAGCAACAATGATGCTGTTAGTAAGACTTGGAGTAATAGGCTAAATTCACCATTGATATAAATGAGCGTAGCTTCTCTGATGTCAGGGAAGTTACACCCACACTTATGCCAGCAGCAAATTTGGCCCAGTCTATTGAAGTTATGAACTCATCATTCTGACAAAGTTTTGAACACATTTGCCATGTACCTTCCCGGAAGCACATTTGTACTTGTTACTCTACATTTTTCATGCTCATCTTGTAATATGTTCAGTAACATAACTCCCGTGGCAGTTCTGTCAAAAGGAGTTGCATATTCATGGAAGATATGAGTCCAATGTCCACAATCACCACTTGAATATTCATGGATCAGTAATAAGAAGCCACACTCTCTCAAATGATGAATTTTCATTCCACCTAAGGTGTTTCTGTATTCATTTTAGTTCAGAGGTAGATATTGGGTAGATACACTATtggactagatcctcagctggcataaattgagGTTTATTTATTCATATATTTCAGGaaggctatgctgatttacacaagcAGAGGAACTAGCCCTATGATCATGGATACTAAGACAGATCTGAAAAGCAATATCAAGATTTGTTATTATGTGAATTTGGTCTGATGCTAGAGGACCTGGTCAAGACGTGTAACAGTAGTGAAGGGGGTCCCTACCACAATAGAAATAAATTAATAACACCACCAATAATATGGAGATGAGCCCACAAGCACAACAGTAAAGTGGGTGCCCCTAATGTAACTTTGTAACCCACGTTTCCTGCCCTACCCTCTTTGTCACTAGCAATAAAATGTCCATCATAACCAATGCTGGCCTCAAGAACCTAGTGATTCTCTCTTTACCAGCACTCAACCTCTGTGCCTCTGGCCCTTTCCCCACACAATTCCCAGTGTTTCTGCCCACTTACCACCTCTACTAGAGATTGACAAAATAGGTTGCTGCTCCTGCTACTCCCCTGGGCTTCTGCCTCTCCACCGGTACATCTAGCAGTCCAGCAACTTCAAGAGTTATCAGGGTGCAGCAAGCAAACAGATGACTGGGAGGCTACTCAAGAGTGtaagagtgggggaagggggagagaatctgTCACGGGTGTAGGAATGAAGAGTGAGATTTGGGAATGGGTAGAGCTAAGATCTTCCAGGGAAGGGTAGGGGCTGGACTATGAGGAAAAATGTTTGGAAGTACCCAATCAAAGAAAGTAATTGTGCTGTTGTGAAGCTATCAGCATCCATTTAATTCTTCTTCCACCCTTGCTGTAATTCTTCTTCAGTCAGAGGTGGGGAAAGATTTAGAGACTATAAAGATTTTGATACCAAGACACTGATACCAGTTGATACTGTAATTAATTCCAGttacataagaaaataagaacataggaacagccatacttggtcagactaaaggtccatcttgcccagtagcctgtcttccaacagtggccaatgccaggtgccccagagggaatgaacagaacaggtaatcatcaagtgattcatcccgttg
This genomic window contains:
- the LOC101951108 gene encoding 2-oxoglutarate receptor 1-like — encoded protein: MNTVSEDLANFTTLPSHADTFKNCTDEEFLQIKSYLSVLYSIIFLVCFPGNIIVIFTYIFKMRPWKSSTIIMLNLAVTDLLYLATLPFLIHYSANGDNWIFGAFMCKFIRFNFYINLYSSIFFLTCFSIFRYIVVIYPTSCFFVRKRSWAVVACAAVWVISLVAASPLNFLITSKENQNRSICLDLTTSEDLETSRWYNWLLTAFAFFLPLLVVTLCYIVIIYTLATGPHNHTLYKQKARKLAILLLVVFYFCFLPFHVLRGTQIELQLHPVSCVTENQTYALFIVSMPLAALNTLGNLLLYVVMGDNFQQAILSLLKLKTNKTTK